Proteins from a single region of Phycisphaerae bacterium:
- a CDS encoding UvrD-helicase domain-containing protein produces the protein MNLTASQRRAVEHRGSNLLVSASAGAGKTEVLAQRCVGLIADPQRPCDIDRLLVVTFTRAAAAELRVRIADMLRRTVAHTSAGPLQRHLRRQQLLVQAAEIGTIDAWCGRLVREHFAQAGVDVAFTVLGGQDAQVFRAAVLDELFDWIHSAADPLATEARTWIARATSPDDKFLRELVAALSRYREHLVNPEAWFTRQAATANDAAQVLAHELAAECAFQHAQLAELPDAVGAALAPYRAALAAWQQSLNDPGTLTTVVELIKDLKVGGGRKRKDAPPEPAGVAEVRERWFKKRLKDRWKPDVINSILTCAQQTATLTQTLLRLEARYQELLTAAKRAAAKYEFGDVLRMALDLLGSPATGHERTPTDIARRLQRRYEHILVDEYQDTSPVQVEILRLVTRAEPGRTNRFMVGDVKQSIYGFREAEPRLFTALVGALEAGAAEGRVEYLADNFRSHADLLAALNQIFAALFDPALGGTAYGPQERLQAGRAGSEITNPTLGGPPRVEVHVITADTESADAGDDEDAAQTEEPEPEIIEREAQLAAVQIRDLLASGAQVPARSPDGTVRLRPLQLNDIVILLRSAVHAAGQAASVLRRNGLACVTAGRETLLDAVEVRDVCNVLKLLVNRRQDVALAAYLRSPLGGLSAADLLAIRGAGPEPRVDFYTAVEHYGRARPSVALAARLDAALAQLDGWARAARELELPALLRRIYQDSGLLLLAGALNGGAQRVTLLQSLQNLAAAFASQGTGDLDGFLTYLERLRSEELDPGALAAGPEDAVRIMTIHGAKGLEFPVVFLLGTGIRFNVARQREMLHADEELGLGLRFSDYPARATLQSAAHFVLQRRIAQRELEEELRLLYVAATRARERLYLVGHGKADAWAAQQAQAAEHAGPPPLIARLSAANRLEWILMAAARAPAQPPLIRVATHAANDIVIETRAQGAPANADATLTAEDESWLARGRALLGADVGSVLADVPAMMSVSALKEAALREHAADQPFIVGHAAAPLPRPAFAATETADGRELGTACHRFLELADLGNLGSAAAVRAQVAALCGGGRLSAAQAARVPVDDLAWLATTEIGALLTRHAKRLRREVPFVFALPVGDSGARTIVRGIIDCLLELPDGLMIVDYKTDHVRDATDLEARLVGYRVQMQAYTQAASAIFARPVTRAALVFLLARQVVDVPPAPVHLSDLLAGEPAAADAPGTPP, from the coding sequence ATGAACCTCACGGCCAGCCAGCGCCGGGCCGTCGAGCATCGCGGATCGAATCTGCTGGTGTCCGCGTCCGCCGGCGCAGGCAAGACCGAGGTGCTGGCACAGCGCTGCGTGGGGCTGATCGCCGATCCGCAGCGGCCGTGCGACATCGACCGGCTGCTGGTCGTGACGTTCACGCGGGCGGCCGCCGCGGAGCTGCGCGTGCGGATCGCGGACATGTTGCGGCGGACCGTGGCGCACACGTCGGCGGGGCCCTTGCAGCGCCATCTGCGCCGCCAGCAATTGCTCGTGCAGGCCGCGGAGATCGGGACCATCGATGCCTGGTGCGGGCGCCTGGTGCGCGAGCATTTCGCCCAGGCTGGCGTCGACGTCGCGTTCACCGTGCTCGGCGGCCAGGATGCGCAGGTCTTTCGCGCCGCTGTACTGGACGAGCTGTTCGACTGGATCCACAGCGCGGCCGACCCGCTCGCGACCGAGGCACGCACCTGGATCGCGCGCGCGACGTCACCCGACGACAAGTTCCTCCGCGAGCTGGTCGCGGCGCTCAGCCGCTATCGCGAGCATCTCGTGAACCCGGAGGCGTGGTTCACACGACAGGCGGCGACTGCCAACGACGCCGCGCAGGTGCTGGCACACGAGCTGGCCGCCGAGTGCGCGTTTCAGCACGCACAACTGGCCGAGTTACCTGACGCCGTGGGCGCGGCGCTGGCGCCCTATCGCGCCGCGCTGGCCGCGTGGCAACAGTCGTTAAACGACCCGGGCACGCTGACCACCGTCGTCGAGTTGATCAAGGACCTCAAAGTTGGCGGTGGGCGCAAGCGAAAGGACGCCCCGCCCGAACCGGCCGGCGTCGCCGAGGTGCGTGAGCGCTGGTTCAAGAAGCGCCTGAAAGACCGCTGGAAACCGGACGTCATCAATTCCATCCTCACGTGTGCACAGCAGACCGCGACACTGACCCAGACGCTGCTGCGCCTCGAGGCGCGCTACCAGGAGCTGTTGACCGCGGCGAAACGTGCGGCGGCCAAGTACGAATTCGGGGACGTGCTGCGCATGGCCCTGGATCTCCTCGGCAGCCCGGCCACTGGCCACGAACGCACGCCTACCGACATCGCTCGCCGCCTGCAACGCCGCTACGAACACATCCTCGTCGACGAGTACCAGGACACCAGCCCGGTGCAGGTGGAAATCCTGCGGCTGGTGACGCGCGCGGAGCCCGGCCGCACCAACCGCTTCATGGTCGGTGACGTGAAGCAGAGCATCTACGGCTTTCGCGAAGCCGAGCCGCGCCTGTTCACGGCGCTGGTCGGGGCCCTGGAGGCCGGCGCCGCCGAGGGCCGCGTCGAGTACCTCGCCGACAACTTCCGCAGCCACGCCGACCTGCTCGCGGCCCTGAACCAGATCTTCGCCGCGCTGTTCGACCCGGCGCTCGGCGGTACGGCGTACGGCCCGCAGGAGCGACTGCAGGCCGGCCGCGCCGGCTCCGAGATCACCAACCCGACGCTCGGCGGGCCGCCACGGGTCGAAGTCCACGTCATCACCGCGGATACGGAAAGCGCGGACGCCGGCGACGACGAGGACGCGGCCCAGACAGAGGAGCCGGAACCGGAAATCATCGAACGCGAAGCCCAGCTCGCCGCCGTGCAAATCCGCGACCTGCTGGCCTCCGGCGCACAGGTGCCGGCGCGGAGCCCGGACGGGACCGTGCGCCTACGCCCGCTGCAACTGAACGACATCGTGATTCTGCTGCGGTCGGCGGTGCATGCCGCCGGGCAGGCGGCGAGTGTCCTGCGCCGCAACGGCCTCGCGTGCGTCACGGCGGGGCGCGAGACGCTGCTCGACGCGGTCGAGGTCCGCGACGTCTGCAACGTGCTCAAGCTGCTGGTCAACCGCCGGCAGGACGTGGCCCTCGCCGCGTATCTGCGCAGCCCGCTGGGGGGTCTGAGCGCGGCCGACCTGCTCGCCATCCGCGGCGCTGGTCCGGAGCCGCGCGTCGATTTCTACACTGCCGTGGAGCACTATGGTCGCGCGCGCCCCAGCGTGGCGCTGGCGGCCCGCCTCGACGCGGCGCTGGCCCAACTCGACGGATGGGCGCGGGCGGCACGCGAGCTGGAGCTGCCGGCGCTGCTTCGGCGCATCTACCAGGACAGCGGCCTGCTTCTGCTGGCGGGTGCGCTCAACGGCGGCGCGCAGCGCGTCACCCTGCTCCAATCACTGCAGAACCTCGCCGCCGCATTCGCCAGCCAGGGCACCGGCGACCTCGACGGCTTCCTCACGTACCTCGAGCGGCTGCGCAGCGAGGAGCTCGATCCCGGTGCATTGGCCGCCGGGCCCGAAGACGCCGTGCGGATCATGACCATCCACGGCGCGAAGGGCCTCGAATTCCCGGTGGTGTTCCTCCTCGGAACCGGCATCAGGTTCAACGTGGCGCGCCAGCGAGAAATGCTGCACGCCGACGAGGAACTCGGACTCGGCCTGCGCTTCAGCGATTACCCGGCCCGCGCCACGCTGCAAAGCGCTGCGCACTTCGTCCTGCAACGCCGCATCGCGCAGCGCGAGCTCGAAGAGGAGCTCCGCCTGCTCTACGTCGCCGCCACGCGCGCCCGCGAGCGCCTCTACCTGGTCGGCCACGGCAAGGCCGACGCATGGGCCGCGCAGCAGGCCCAGGCGGCCGAGCACGCCGGACCGCCCCCGCTCATCGCCCGACTCAGCGCCGCCAACCGGCTCGAGTGGATTCTCATGGCGGCGGCCCGCGCCCCAGCCCAGCCGCCGCTGATCCGCGTCGCGACCCACGCAGCCAACGACATCGTGATCGAAACCCGGGCGCAGGGTGCGCCGGCCAATGCCGACGCGACCCTGACGGCCGAGGACGAGTCTTGGCTGGCGCGGGGCCGCGCCCTGCTCGGCGCCGACGTGGGCAGCGTGCTGGCCGACGTGCCCGCGATGATGTCCGTCAGCGCCCTGAAAGAAGCCGCCCTGCGCGAACACGCCGCCGACCAGCCGTTCATCGTCGGGCACGCCGCCGCGCCACTGCCACGCCCGGCGTTTGCCGCCACCGAGACGGCCGATGGTCGCGAGCTCGGAACGGCGTGCCACCGTTTCCTGGAACTCGCCGACCTGGGGAATCTCGGTTCGGCCGCGGCGGTACGTGCACAGGTCGCGGCGCTCTGCGGCGGAGGCCGTCTCAGCGCCGCGCAAGCCGCACGGGTGCCGGTCGATGACCTTGCCTGGCTCGCCACGACCGAGATCGGCGCGTTGCTGACCCGCCACGCCAAGCGGCTCCGCCGCGAAGTCCCGTTCGTCTTTGCCCTACCCGTGGGCGACAGCGGCGCGCGGACGATTGTGCGCGGCATCATCGACTGCCTGCTGGAACTCCCCGACGGGCTGATGATCGTCGATTACAAGACCGACCACGTCCGCGACGCGACGGACCTGGAGGCCCGGCTCGTGGGCTATCGCGTGCAGATGCAGGCGTATACCCAGGCGGCCAGCGCGATCTTTGCGCGTCCGGTGACGCGCGCCGCCCTGGTGTTTCTGCTCGCCCGCCAGGTGGTGGACGTGCCGCCCGCACCTGTGCATCTCAGCGACCTGCTCGCCGGTGAGCCGGCCGCGGCAGACGCACCGGGCACGCCGCCGTAG